One genomic segment of Lytechinus pictus isolate F3 Inbred chromosome 18, Lp3.0, whole genome shotgun sequence includes these proteins:
- the LOC129281506 gene encoding uncharacterized protein LOC129281506, with product MGEVMAADKVSWPQLFDMNLNATSAIYSPHQSRQILSNNGVSFWPGDNNTTNYATTNGTITEAQLRNELSVHRAAATTNGYHHNMGEQQQSSLGLTGNWPEKYINENLPFGHPQQHHHYREERHIPVTATTQTKLITSPYGSIGDLADQFSDLSLIPVNDRKPGKRPPPTYLCHLCFNKGHYIKDCPEVSLD from the exons ATGGGGGAGGTAATGGCAGCCGACAAGGTGTCGTGGCCGCAGCTGTTCGACATGAACCTCAACGCAACCTCGGCGATATACTCCCCGCACCAGTCCCGGCAGATCCTCTCCAACAACGGCGTCTCGTTTTGGCCGGGGGATAACAACACCACGAACTATGCCACGACTAATGGTACTATTACAGAAGCACAGTTGCGCAACGAATTGAGTGTCCACCGAGCTGCTGCCACAACAAATGGCTACCACCACAACATGGGCGAGCAACAGCAATCGAGCCTTGGGCTGACGGGCAACTGGCCcgagaaatatataaatgag AATTTACCATTTGGCCACCCACAACAACATCACCACTACAGGGAAGAAAGGCATATCCCGGTTACAGCAACAACT CAAACGAAACTCATCACATCACCATATGGCAGCATAGGGGACTTGGCCGACCAATTCAGCGATCTTTCCCTCATCCCCGTTAACGACAGAAAACCCGGCAAGAGACCGCCCCCAACGTATCTCTGCCATCTATGCTTCAACAAGGGTCATTATATTAAAGACTGTCCAGAGGTAAGTTTggattag